Sequence from the Puniceicoccus vermicola genome:
GAACATCTCGTCACCCGTGATTCGCGGGAGACGCAATGACGCGGTGTGATGCATGGCTGCGGACATCGGCGGTGATCCGGCCAGCAGATCGTGAAGCAGTGGGATGGAAAGTCCCAGCGCGGCCGATACGTTTTCGGACCGATGGGTGAGGATCTGGTGGTTGAGCCCGAAACCGAGTCCCTGGTAGGCGGTATCCGCGAGCATGGAGAGGATCATCGGACGATTCATTCCCCCGAGCGAGCCGATCGACCAAATGTCCCGCTGGTGAAAGGCGCAGTCCCGCTTTTCCTTCCCGGACGCATAGTTCTCGAACCACTTCCGTAGGTAGATCTCGGTGTAAGGGTCGTCGCGCTGCTCGGGTGCGGTCATGTAGTGAATGAAGGCCTCCAGAAAAGCGGCTTCACAATAGCGACCCTCCTCGGCGACCGACCGTAGCAGAACCCGGGCGAGATGCGCCCCCAGGGTATTCTGGCCCGCCTTGAGCCCGTGGTGGTAATGGTATCGCTCCTCTTCCTTGGGGGAGGCATTTCCGTGTTGAGACTCGCGGTGCCCCGTCTCGATCTTCAGTTCGGAATAGGTGGTTTTGTAGAAACGCGAGTGCCTCCCCAGAATATCGTAATCACGTCCGCAGCGCTGCGCTTGTTCCACGTCGGGCTGGTATTCCATGCCAACCATAAAGCTCTCGGGATGCGGGTGGGGCGCATCTTCATACCCGGTCAAACCTCCGTTGAATTGGTCCTTGAGGCTTTCGATT
This genomic interval carries:
- a CDS encoding ADP-ribosylglycohydrolase family protein, with amino-acid sequence MNDASRPSRLERTSGALWGMFVADSLAMPAHWFYSIESLKDQFNGGLTGYEDAPHPHPESFMVGMEYQPDVEQAQRCGRDYDILGRHSRFYKTTYSELKIETGHRESQHGNASPKEEERYHYHHGLKAGQNTLGAHLARVLLRSVAEEGRYCEAAFLEAFIHYMTAPEQRDDPYTEIYLRKWFENYASGKEKRDCAFHQRDIWSIGSLGGMNRPMILSMLADTAYQGLGFGLNHQILTHRSENVSAALGLSIPLLHDLLAGSPPMSAAMHHTASLRLPRITGDEMFAQYREHEGPDNIPDSEMWKLHTGLETKPFRLDEFAAQPPSAVVLEKLATACYPEHGLPLALYSAARHEFEPEPSLLADANAGGDNVGRGAVLGLLVGAASGPAFPEAWIDGLADKDTIANEIDGFLQVAEKDFPW